The following are from one region of the Sandaracinus amylolyticus genome:
- the lon gene encoding endopeptidase La, whose protein sequence is MFFNKSDNGGAPKKQRVLPLLPLRDIIVFPHMVVPLFVGREKSIAALEEAMAQDKEILLAAQKKAKTNDPTPDDIYTMGTVGSIEQMLRLPDGTVKVMVLGKRRARIKKFVPSDDFFLCEVENVEDKYVASVELEALTRSVQSTFETYVKLNKRIAPETLMQVQTIDDPVRLADAIVVHLSAVKLHDKQEILETTDAAKRLERLFELMNAEIEILNVEKKIRSRVKKQMEKTQKEYYLNEQMQAIQKELGERDEFKSEIQELEEKIKTKKLSKEAEGRVKKELRKLKMMQPMSAEATVVRNYIDWVLNLPWEDKSEENYDIEAAERILDEDHYGLKKVKERVLEYLAVQALVRKLKGPVLCLVGPPGVGKTSLARSIARSTGRKFVRLSLGGVRDEAEIRGHRRTYIGALPGRIIQSLRKAGANNPVFLLDEIDKMSSDFRGDPAAALLEVLDPEQNKSFNDHYLDLDYDLSDVMFITTANSLGGIPMPLRDRMEIIELSGYTEFEKLNIAVRYLVPRQKQEAGLEQADVDLTENAIRTIIHHYTKESGVRNLEREIGSVCRKVARQVLKDQQQGKTGLSYRIAAKNVPQYLGVPRFRSNKTSEHDEVGLTNGLAYTTYGGTILECEVSVVPGKGKLVITGLLEKGMQESAQAAMSYIRSRQQMLGLASKSEDGDDFHSKVDVHVHFPEFVPKDGPSAGVTIATSIASALMKIPVRRTVAMTGEITLRGRVMPIGGLKEKMLAAHRAGIQTILVPRENRKDLREIPKRVLNAMRVVLVEHMDEVLREALVLSDPDAVFGKRVRPMEYVGGRLVEHGDGGEGPGEGVPTPTVEAPGAQQ, encoded by the coding sequence ATGTTCTTCAACAAGAGCGACAACGGCGGGGCGCCGAAGAAGCAGCGCGTGCTTCCGCTGCTGCCCCTGCGGGACATCATCGTGTTCCCGCACATGGTCGTGCCGCTCTTCGTGGGCCGCGAGAAGTCGATCGCCGCGCTCGAAGAGGCGATGGCGCAGGACAAGGAGATCCTGCTCGCCGCACAGAAGAAGGCGAAGACCAACGACCCGACGCCCGACGACATCTACACGATGGGCACCGTCGGCTCGATCGAGCAGATGCTGCGCCTGCCCGACGGCACCGTGAAGGTGATGGTCCTCGGCAAGCGCCGCGCTCGCATCAAGAAGTTCGTCCCGAGCGACGACTTCTTCCTGTGCGAGGTCGAGAACGTCGAGGACAAGTACGTCGCGAGCGTCGAGCTCGAGGCGCTCACGCGCAGCGTGCAGTCGACGTTCGAGACCTACGTGAAGCTGAACAAGCGCATCGCGCCCGAGACGCTGATGCAGGTTCAGACCATCGACGATCCGGTCCGGCTCGCGGACGCGATCGTCGTGCATCTCTCCGCGGTGAAGCTCCACGACAAGCAGGAGATCCTGGAGACCACCGATGCCGCGAAGCGGCTCGAGCGCCTGTTCGAGCTGATGAACGCGGAAATCGAGATCTTGAACGTCGAGAAGAAGATCCGTTCTCGCGTCAAGAAGCAGATGGAGAAGACGCAGAAGGAGTACTACCTCAACGAGCAGATGCAGGCGATCCAGAAGGAGCTCGGCGAACGCGACGAGTTCAAGTCTGAGATCCAAGAGCTCGAAGAGAAGATCAAGACGAAGAAGCTCTCCAAGGAAGCCGAGGGCCGCGTCAAGAAGGAGCTCCGGAAGCTCAAGATGATGCAGCCGATGAGTGCGGAGGCGACCGTCGTCCGCAACTACATCGACTGGGTGCTCAACCTCCCGTGGGAGGACAAGAGCGAAGAGAACTACGACATCGAGGCCGCGGAGCGCATCCTCGACGAGGACCACTACGGCCTGAAGAAGGTCAAGGAGCGCGTCCTCGAGTACCTCGCGGTGCAGGCGCTCGTCCGCAAGCTCAAGGGCCCCGTGCTCTGCCTCGTGGGCCCGCCGGGCGTCGGCAAGACGTCGCTCGCGCGCTCGATCGCGCGCAGCACGGGCCGCAAGTTCGTGCGCCTCTCGCTCGGTGGTGTGCGCGACGAGGCCGAGATCCGCGGCCACCGCCGCACGTACATCGGTGCGCTGCCGGGCCGCATCATCCAGAGCCTGCGCAAGGCCGGCGCGAACAACCCGGTCTTCCTGCTCGACGAGATCGACAAGATGTCGAGCGACTTCCGCGGCGACCCGGCTGCGGCGCTGCTCGAGGTGCTCGACCCCGAGCAGAACAAGTCGTTCAACGACCACTACCTCGACCTCGACTACGACCTCTCCGACGTCATGTTCATCACGACGGCGAACTCGCTCGGTGGCATCCCGATGCCGCTGCGAGACCGCATGGAGATCATCGAGCTCAGCGGCTACACGGAGTTCGAGAAGCTGAACATCGCGGTGCGCTACCTCGTGCCGCGGCAGAAGCAGGAAGCCGGGCTCGAGCAGGCCGACGTCGATCTCACCGAGAACGCGATCCGCACGATCATCCATCACTACACGAAGGAATCGGGCGTTCGTAACCTCGAGCGCGAGATCGGCAGCGTGTGCCGCAAGGTCGCGCGCCAGGTGCTGAAGGATCAGCAGCAGGGCAAGACCGGGCTTAGCTATCGCATCGCGGCGAAGAACGTCCCGCAGTACCTCGGCGTGCCGCGCTTCCGTTCGAACAAGACGAGCGAGCACGACGAGGTCGGCCTGACCAACGGCCTCGCGTACACGACGTACGGCGGAACGATCCTCGAGTGCGAGGTGAGCGTGGTGCCCGGCAAGGGCAAGCTCGTGATCACCGGCCTGCTCGAGAAGGGCATGCAGGAGTCCGCGCAGGCGGCGATGAGCTACATCCGCTCGCGCCAGCAGATGCTCGGGCTCGCGAGCAAGAGCGAGGACGGCGACGACTTCCACTCGAAGGTCGACGTCCACGTGCACTTCCCCGAGTTCGTTCCGAAGGACGGGCCGAGCGCGGGCGTGACCATCGCGACGTCGATCGCGAGCGCGCTGATGAAGATCCCGGTGCGCCGCACGGTGGCGATGACCGGCGAGATCACGCTGCGTGGTCGCGTGATGCCGATCGGCGGGCTCAAGGAGAAGATGCTCGCGGCGCATCGCGCGGGCATCCAGACGATCCTCGTGCCGCGCGAGAACCGGAAGGACCTGCGCGAGATCCCGAAGCGCGTGCTCAACGCGATGCGCGTCGTGCTCGTCGAGCACATGGACGAGGTGCTGCGCGAGGCGCTCGTGCTGAGCGATCCCGACGCGGTCTTCGGCAAGCGCGTGCGCCCGATGGAGTACGTCGGCGGGCGTCTCGTGGAGCACGGCGACGGCGGCGAGGGGCCCGGCGAGGGCGTGCCCACGCCGACGGTCGAAGCGCCCGGCGCGCAGCAGTAG
- a CDS encoding aromatic ring-hydroxylating oxygenase subunit alpha, producing the protein MTSMRERAGRLRDHWYVAARSDEVTTKKPLGSVILEQPLVLFRTSKGRVVVLEDRCAHRNAKLSEGDVWGDRLGCPYHGWTYDCEGRLVNVPSEGPRSLPVLECSVPRFHVLERYGLVWVWMGHGAPDKEPFVMPHFDAEGRGDEEGWGGYWMTTDFANGVTNLVENFMDVPHTVFVHKGWFRRTANKKIKTKVERTKDSVLVTYDQPSDSIGFTGRILNPSGAPMVHTDKFYMPNVTRVDYDFGGERGFVITSTCTPRGPFDTRVYTRISYQLGRWNRLARHLLPPYTREVIRQDVVIMRNQGDNLQRYGGTPRFLSTAADVLHEHIESLRDHATRGDDAPEPRVDVIEMWI; encoded by the coding sequence ATGACGAGCATGCGAGAGCGGGCGGGGCGTCTGCGCGATCACTGGTACGTCGCGGCGCGCAGCGACGAGGTCACGACGAAGAAGCCGCTCGGCAGCGTGATCCTCGAGCAGCCACTCGTGCTCTTCCGCACCTCGAAGGGGCGCGTGGTGGTGCTCGAGGATCGCTGCGCGCACCGCAACGCGAAGCTGAGCGAGGGCGACGTCTGGGGCGATCGGCTAGGGTGCCCGTACCACGGCTGGACCTACGACTGCGAAGGTCGCCTCGTGAACGTGCCGAGCGAAGGGCCGCGCTCGCTGCCGGTGCTCGAGTGCAGCGTGCCGCGCTTCCACGTGCTCGAGCGCTACGGGCTCGTCTGGGTGTGGATGGGGCACGGCGCGCCCGACAAGGAGCCCTTCGTGATGCCGCACTTCGACGCGGAGGGACGCGGCGACGAAGAGGGCTGGGGCGGCTACTGGATGACCACGGACTTCGCGAACGGGGTGACCAACCTCGTCGAGAACTTCATGGACGTCCCGCACACGGTGTTCGTGCACAAGGGCTGGTTCCGCCGCACCGCGAACAAGAAGATCAAGACGAAGGTGGAGCGCACGAAGGACAGCGTGCTCGTCACCTACGATCAGCCGTCGGACAGCATCGGGTTCACCGGGCGCATCCTGAACCCGAGCGGCGCGCCGATGGTGCACACCGACAAGTTCTACATGCCGAACGTCACGCGCGTGGACTACGACTTCGGCGGTGAGCGCGGGTTCGTGATCACGTCGACGTGCACGCCGCGCGGTCCGTTCGACACGCGGGTGTACACGCGGATCAGCTATCAGCTCGGGCGCTGGAACCGCCTCGCGCGGCACCTGCTGCCGCCATACACGCGCGAAGTGATCCGACAGGACGTCGTGATCATGCGGAACCAGGGCGACAACCTGCAGCGCTACGGCGGCACGCCGCGCTTCCTCTCGACCGCGGCGGACGTGCTGCACGAGCACATCGAGTCGCTGCGCGATCACGCGACGCGCGGCGACGACGCACCCGAGCCGCGCGTCGACGTGATCGAGATGTGGATCTAG
- a CDS encoding GH3 family domain-containing protein: MLLSAFHTAWIGSMLPAQQRFARALSRPRETQLAKLAAHLRAHEATAYGRAHGFESVLRAHDSLGAWQRRVPVARWGSIEPWIDRIAQGEPRVLTVEPPRCFERSGGSTSATKLLPITPRFLSEMGESTSSWLVDLHRRHPLIGKRSYWSISPVARAPQRTPGGIPIGMSDDAEYFGSIARDVIARSMAVPSHVASAPDVDTWRRETVRHLLSAGDLALISVWSPSFLTLLLEWTEANLDALLGTIPVRRAESIRRGLDREGRFVVEALWPELALISCWADGPARALLPALKCFVARTTLQPKGLLATEGVVSVPLGDRESAPIAITSHFLEWIDLDHPTRAPLLSDALRVGGTYSPLLTTGAGLARYHLADVVRVVGMERATPRVRFEGKLDRVSDVAGEKLHASFVERCVDDALRATVGDTRFVLLAPRARPAGYRLYVESDADEGLLSKLAHRLDRELAASHPYSYARDLGQLGPIDARRVARGEARYLDAMIARGQRAGDVKPSRLDAENGWDVIFGVPS, encoded by the coding sequence ATGTTGCTCTCGGCGTTCCACACCGCGTGGATCGGCTCGATGCTGCCCGCGCAGCAGCGCTTCGCGCGCGCGCTGTCGCGACCGCGCGAGACGCAGCTCGCGAAGCTCGCGGCGCACCTGCGCGCGCACGAAGCGACCGCGTACGGTCGCGCGCACGGGTTCGAATCCGTGCTCAGAGCACACGATTCGCTCGGCGCGTGGCAGCGCCGCGTGCCGGTCGCGCGGTGGGGCTCGATCGAGCCGTGGATCGATCGCATCGCGCAGGGCGAGCCGCGCGTGCTGACGGTCGAGCCACCGCGCTGCTTCGAGCGCTCGGGGGGATCGACGTCGGCGACCAAGCTGTTGCCGATCACGCCGCGCTTCTTGAGCGAGATGGGCGAGTCGACGTCGTCGTGGCTGGTCGATCTGCACCGACGTCATCCGCTGATCGGCAAGCGCAGCTATTGGTCGATCTCGCCGGTCGCGCGCGCGCCGCAGCGCACGCCGGGCGGCATCCCGATCGGGATGAGCGACGACGCCGAGTACTTCGGGTCGATCGCGCGCGACGTGATCGCGCGCTCGATGGCGGTGCCCTCGCACGTCGCGAGCGCGCCCGACGTGGACACCTGGCGCCGGGAGACGGTGCGGCATCTCTTGTCGGCGGGTGATCTCGCGCTGATCTCGGTGTGGTCGCCGAGCTTCCTGACGCTCTTGCTCGAGTGGACCGAGGCGAACCTCGACGCGCTCCTCGGGACGATCCCGGTGCGGCGCGCGGAGTCGATCCGTCGCGGGCTCGATCGCGAGGGGCGCTTCGTCGTGGAAGCGTTGTGGCCCGAGCTCGCGCTGATCTCGTGCTGGGCCGACGGGCCCGCGCGTGCGCTGCTCCCCGCGCTGAAGTGCTTCGTCGCGCGCACCACGTTGCAGCCGAAGGGACTGCTCGCGACCGAGGGCGTGGTGAGCGTTCCGCTCGGCGATCGAGAGAGCGCGCCGATCGCGATCACCTCGCACTTCCTCGAGTGGATCGATCTCGATCATCCGACGCGCGCGCCGCTGCTCTCCGACGCGCTGCGCGTGGGCGGCACGTACTCGCCGCTGCTCACGACCGGCGCCGGGCTCGCGCGTTATCACCTCGCCGACGTCGTGCGCGTCGTCGGGATGGAGCGCGCGACGCCGCGGGTGCGCTTCGAGGGCAAGCTCGATCGCGTGAGCGACGTGGCGGGCGAGAAGCTGCACGCGTCGTTCGTCGAGCGCTGCGTGGACGATGCGCTGCGCGCCACGGTCGGCGACACGCGCTTCGTGCTCCTCGCCCCGCGCGCGCGTCCCGCGGGCTATCGCCTCTACGTCGAGAGCGACGCCGACGAAGGCTTGCTGAGCAAGCTCGCGCACAGGCTCGATCGCGAGCTCGCCGCGTCGCATCCGTACTCGTACGCGCGCGATCTCGGGCAGCTCGGGCCGATCGACGCGCGTCGCGTCGCGCGCGGCGAAGCGCGATACCTCGACGCGATGATCGCGCGCGGGCAGCGCGCGGGAGACGTGAAGCCGTCGCGTCTCGACGCCGAGAACGGCTGGGACGTGATCTTCGGAGTGCCGTCATGA